A single region of the Candidatus Methanomethylicota archaeon genome encodes:
- a CDS encoding Lrp/AsnC family transcriptional regulator, translating to MVQKTNITDRRMQILKMLFNISEENKVFTIKKTQTELAKELNISRQALNIHLRKLKEEGLIRTGRGFIDITNKALKVIGMEGSETFVFLKVVPKKREEVYNKVKELPCSRLYRVTGEIDLIAIVPQIYLNKFLESVASIDGIEKTSSHVVISTLK from the coding sequence TTGGTTCAAAAGACTAATATAACTGATAGGAGAATGCAAATATTAAAAATGTTATTCAATATAAGTGAAGAAAATAAAGTTTTTACAATTAAAAAAACTCAAACAGAATTAGCAAAAGAGCTTAATATAAGTAGACAAGCATTAAACATACATTTAAGAAAATTAAAAGAAGAAGGTCTTATTAGAACTGGAAGAGGATTTATAGATATTACAAATAAGGCTTTAAAAGTAATAGGAATGGAAGGATCAGAAACTTTTGTTTTTTTGAAAGTAGTACCAAAAAAGAGAGAAGAAGTTTATAATAAAGTAAAGGAGCTTCCTTGTAGTAGACTTTATAGAGTCACTGGAGAAATTGATTTAATTGCCATAGTTCCTCAAATATATTTAAATAAATTCTTGGAAAGTGTAGCTTCTATCGATGGAATAGAGAAAACTTCTTCTCATGTAGTAATTTCAACATTAAAATAG
- a CDS encoding protein-L-isoaspartate O-methyltransferase, producing the protein MSFKNKKSLKEKREELIKRLIERGVLNKSEVIKAMLKVPREEFVLESLKEEAYVDAPLPTLKGQTISAPHMVAIMCELLDLNIGHKVLEVGAGSGYHAAVCAEIVAPSDIPREKWGHVYTIELFKELVEFARNNLKKCGYDDRVTVIEGDGTLGYPEAAPYDRILVTAAAPKIPPPLKEQLKDGGKLVIPIGEAYSIQELILVEKIGNEFKEFRCGGCIFVPLYGKYGWEKLEPSI; encoded by the coding sequence TTGTCTTTTAAGAATAAAAAATCTCTTAAAGAAAAAAGAGAAGAATTAATAAAAAGATTAATAGAGAGAGGAGTTTTAAATAAATCTGAAGTTATAAAAGCCATGCTTAAAGTTCCTAGAGAAGAATTTGTTTTAGAAAGTCTTAAAGAAGAAGCTTATGTTGATGCTCCTTTACCAACATTAAAAGGTCAAACTATATCTGCTCCTCATATGGTTGCTATAATGTGTGAACTCCTTGATTTAAATATAGGCCATAAAGTTTTAGAAGTTGGAGCAGGAAGTGGATATCATGCTGCAGTTTGTGCTGAAATTGTTGCACCAAGTGACATACCTAGAGAAAAATGGGGGCATGTATATACTATTGAATTATTTAAAGAACTTGTAGAATTTGCAAGAAATAATTTAAAAAAATGTGGTTATGATGATAGAGTTACTGTAATAGAAGGAGATGGAACTCTTGGTTATCCTGAAGCAGCACCGTATGATAGAATTTTAGTAACTGCAGCTGCTCCAAAAATCCCTCCTCCATTAAAAGAACAATTAAAAGACGGGGGTAAATTAGTAATACCAATTGGAGAGGCTTATTCAATTCAAGAACTTATTTTAGTAGAAAAAATAGGAAATGAATTCAAAGAATTTAGATGTGGTGGATGTATATTTGTACCTCTTTATGGTAAATATGGATGGGAAAAATTAGAACCATCTATCTAA
- a CDS encoding 50S ribosomal protein L40e: MPIQDPEKLRIAQQHLLYVKICRKCGARNAMSAEKCRRCRSKELRPKRRELKR; the protein is encoded by the coding sequence TTGCCAATTCAAGATCCTGAAAAATTAAGAATTGCTCAACAGCACTTACTTTATGTTAAAATATGTAGAAAATGTGGAGCAAGAAATGCTATGTCTGCAGAAAAATGTAGAAGGTGTAGAAGTAAAGAATTACGACCAAAGAGAAGAGAATTAAAACGCTAA
- a CDS encoding elongation factor 1-beta, translating into MPNNLLAIFRIFPEDDQVDLESLKERIKEAFPKENKNLFIHKITEEAIAFGIKVLRVFVIMPSVFEGGTQPLEEIFSKIKGVGQVDVEIVQTLPG; encoded by the coding sequence TTGCCAAATAATTTATTAGCAATTTTTAGAATATTTCCAGAAGATGATCAAGTAGATTTAGAATCTTTAAAAGAAAGAATTAAGGAAGCTTTTCCAAAAGAAAATAAAAATCTATTTATTCATAAAATAACAGAGGAAGCAATAGCTTTTGGAATAAAAGTACTTAGAGTTTTTGTAATAATGCCATCAGTTTTTGAAGGAGGTACTCAACCATTAGAAGAAATATTCAGTAAAATTAAAGGTGTTGGACAAGTAGATGTAGAAATAGTTCAAACATTACCAGGATAA
- the fen gene encoding flap endonuclease-1: MGVDLRDLVTPTTITLESLKGKVLAIDAYNALYQFLSIIRQPDGTPLIDSKGKITSHLSGLFYRTVNFLEAGLKPVYVFDGKPPELKLKEIERRMELKEKAEEEYKAAIERGDFETARKVAQATARLTSEMIEDSKKLLDALGVPWVQAPSEGEAQAAAMTIKGDTWATVSQDYDSLLFGTPRLIRNLTISGRRKLPNKPVYIEIEPEIIFLDKTLKEHGLTREQLIDIAILLGTDFNPDGFKGIGPKKALRIIKLYSSLKFAIEKGAIPKDPSIDIDAIREIFLNPKVTFEYKLVWNKPNEDKVKQILCDEHDFSIERVESALSKLRKIDKSLGLDRWF; this comes from the coding sequence ATGGGAGTAGATCTCAGAGATTTAGTAACACCAACAACAATAACATTGGAATCTCTTAAAGGTAAAGTTTTAGCTATTGATGCTTATAATGCACTTTATCAATTTCTTTCTATAATAAGACAACCAGATGGAACTCCATTAATTGATTCTAAAGGTAAAATAACTAGTCATTTAAGTGGGCTTTTTTATAGAACTGTAAATTTTTTAGAAGCTGGACTTAAGCCAGTATATGTTTTTGATGGAAAACCTCCTGAATTAAAACTTAAGGAAATTGAAAGAAGAATGGAATTGAAAGAAAAAGCTGAAGAAGAATATAAAGCTGCAATTGAACGTGGAGATTTTGAAACAGCAAGAAAAGTAGCTCAAGCTACTGCTAGACTTACAAGTGAAATGATTGAAGATTCTAAAAAACTTTTGGATGCTTTAGGTGTTCCATGGGTTCAAGCACCATCTGAAGGAGAAGCTCAAGCTGCAGCTATGACTATTAAAGGAGATACTTGGGCTACTGTAAGTCAAGATTATGATTCCTTACTTTTTGGTACTCCAAGACTTATAAGAAATTTAACAATATCTGGTAGAAGAAAACTTCCAAATAAACCTGTTTATATCGAAATAGAACCAGAGATAATATTTTTAGATAAAACTTTAAAAGAACATGGTCTTACAAGAGAACAATTAATAGATATAGCCATACTTTTAGGCACTGATTTTAATCCAGATGGATTTAAAGGAATTGGACCAAAAAAAGCTTTAAGAATAATAAAACTCTATTCTTCACTTAAATTTGCAATAGAAAAAGGAGCAATTCCAAAAGATCCTTCAATAGATATTGATGCTATTAGAGAAATTTTCTTAAATCCCAAAGTTACTTTTGAATATAAATTAGTTTGGAATAAGCCAAATGAAGATAAAGTAAAACAAATACTTTGTGATGAACATGATTTTTCTATTGAAAGAGTTGAATCTGCTTTATCAAAGCTTAGAAAGATTGATAAAAGCTTAGGATTAGATAGATGGTTCTAA
- a CDS encoding zinc finger domain-containing protein gives MSELELPICISCNRPIIPGEKGVKLPCPNCGEISFWRCERCRELVNPYKCPKCGFIGP, from the coding sequence ATGAGTGAATTAGAATTGCCAATATGTATTTCATGTAATAGACCTATAATACCTGGAGAAAAAGGAGTTAAACTTCCATGTCCAAATTGTGGAGAAATAAGTTTTTGGAGATGTGAAAGATGCAGAGAATTGGTAAATCCTTATAAATGTCCAAAATGTGGATTTATTGGACCATGA
- the aspS gene encoding aspartate--tRNA(Asn) ligase produces the protein MLIRTHYSSQIKPEDEGKEVVIAGWVHRVRDLGGVKFIILRDREGLIQVTIKKGLVSQDLMQIADELKEEYVITVKGIVKSNKIAPKGREVIPSEIEIINKPISPLPISISSKTEIGLDTRLDYRVLDLRRPEVLAIFKIQSKIVEGFEEYLKEEGFQQVFTPCLIGAASEGGAEVFPVVYFNKTAFLRQDPQLHRQLVVISGMDKIYDLGPSWRAELSHTPRHLCEHRGCAVEVGFINDESDLMRIEENMIIRAMLKVKNECAEELEILGKKIEIPNKPFPELRFPKIYEILEEFGKKIPFGEDYDRESEVILAKYVKEKYKSDFFFVNRFPFKVKPFYVMKVDEDPQWARSIDLIYKGLELSSGGQREHRYEKIIEQIKEKGLSLIGLQWFTEFFKYGAPPHGGFNIGIERFTMQLLDLNNIREAVLFPRTPERLLP, from the coding sequence ATGTTAATTAGAACACACTATTCTTCACAAATTAAGCCAGAAGATGAAGGAAAGGAAGTGGTTATAGCAGGTTGGGTTCATAGAGTAAGAGATCTTGGAGGTGTTAAATTCATAATTCTTAGAGATAGAGAAGGTCTTATTCAAGTTACTATTAAGAAAGGTTTAGTTTCTCAAGATTTAATGCAAATTGCTGATGAATTAAAAGAAGAATATGTAATTACTGTAAAAGGTATTGTTAAATCTAATAAAATTGCTCCTAAGGGAAGGGAAGTTATTCCAAGTGAAATTGAAATAATTAATAAACCAATTTCACCCCTTCCTATTTCTATATCAAGTAAAACAGAAATAGGTCTTGATACTAGACTTGATTATAGAGTTTTAGATTTAAGAAGACCTGAAGTTTTAGCAATATTTAAAATTCAATCAAAAATTGTTGAAGGATTTGAAGAATATCTTAAAGAAGAAGGTTTTCAACAAGTATTTACTCCATGTTTAATAGGAGCTGCTTCAGAAGGAGGGGCTGAGGTTTTTCCTGTGGTTTATTTTAATAAAACTGCATTTCTTAGACAAGATCCACAATTACATAGACAATTAGTAGTTATAAGTGGAATGGATAAGATATATGATTTAGGTCCAAGTTGGAGAGCTGAACTTAGTCATACTCCAAGACATTTATGCGAACATAGAGGTTGTGCTGTAGAAGTTGGATTTATAAATGATGAAAGTGATTTAATGCGTATAGAAGAGAATATGATTATAAGAGCAATGTTAAAAGTAAAAAATGAATGTGCTGAGGAATTAGAGATTTTAGGTAAAAAAATAGAAATTCCTAACAAACCTTTTCCAGAATTAAGATTTCCAAAAATATATGAAATACTTGAAGAATTTGGTAAGAAAATACCTTTTGGTGAAGATTATGATAGAGAATCTGAAGTAATTCTTGCAAAATATGTAAAAGAAAAATATAAATCAGATTTCTTTTTTGTAAATAGATTTCCTTTTAAAGTAAAGCCATTCTATGTTATGAAAGTAGATGAAGATCCACAATGGGCTAGAAGTATAGATTTAATTTATAAAGGATTAGAATTAAGCTCTGGAGGTCAAAGAGAACATAGATATGAAAAAATTATAGAGCAAATAAAAGAAAAAGGCTTAAGTCTTATAGGACTTCAATGGTTTACTGAATTCTTCAAATACGGAGCCCCCCCTCATGGAGGATTTAATATTGGAATTGAGCGTTTTACAATGCAATTACTCGATTTAAATAACATAAGAGAAGCAGTGCTCTTCCCAAGAACACCAGAACGTTTACTTCCTTAA
- the albA gene encoding DNA-binding protein Alba codes for MHVFNEILVGKKPQMNYVLACLTAFHEGAKEIVIKARGKSISKAVDVVETVRRKFMSDVIVKNVLIGTDEIKVNETTRRVSSISIILVKKDRM; via the coding sequence ATACATGTGTTCAATGAAATACTTGTGGGCAAAAAGCCACAAATGAACTATGTACTTGCATGTCTCACTGCTTTTCATGAAGGAGCAAAGGAAATTGTAATTAAAGCAAGAGGAAAATCTATTAGTAAAGCAGTTGATGTTGTAGAAACAGTAAGAAGAAAATTTATGTCTGATGTAATAGTAAAAAATGTCTTAATTGGAACTGATGAAATAAAAGTCAATGAAACTACAAGGCGGGTGAGTTCAATAAGTATAATTCTTGTAAAAAAAGATAGGATGTGA
- a CDS encoding NAD(P)/FAD-dependent oxidoreductase: MKVLVIGGGPAGLTAAREAALNGAEVTLIEEDKEIGKPDHCAGLVSIKGLKNILPNYEDVIINKIKRVKIFSPMGKCYEILLNEYKAVVIDREKFDLKLMDMAEKVGVKILTNTSFNSSFNYDILVNAEGVKARICRKFGLKIPKSIPAIQFDIELKNFDKDCVEIYTGKWTPEFFVWAVPRMDHVRLGLASSGNPKELLERFINKNIKFKGRILRTLWGKIVIGGPVDNTVKGNIVSIGDAAGFVKPTTGGGIVFGCLTAKIAGKMIALNNLSMFDKKWKELYLNEFRKMLLTAKLFRIMNEKEIEKILEKAYHLGLLKEISYYDMDFQGSAINRIATSKIITTTFIPLLRLLKVYILEKIL, from the coding sequence ATGAAAGTTTTAGTTATAGGAGGAGGACCAGCTGGATTAACTGCTGCTAGAGAAGCAGCTTTAAATGGTGCAGAAGTTACTTTAATTGAAGAAGATAAAGAAATAGGAAAACCAGATCATTGTGCTGGTCTTGTAAGTATAAAAGGTTTAAAAAATATTTTACCAAATTATGAAGATGTAATTATTAATAAAATTAAAAGAGTTAAAATATTTTCACCAATGGGAAAATGTTATGAAATTCTTCTTAATGAATACAAAGCTGTAGTAATTGATAGAGAAAAATTTGATCTTAAACTTATGGATATGGCTGAAAAAGTTGGTGTAAAAATATTAACCAATACTTCATTTAATTCTTCTTTTAATTATGACATATTAGTAAATGCTGAAGGAGTTAAAGCTAGAATTTGTAGAAAATTTGGATTAAAAATTCCAAAGTCAATACCTGCAATTCAATTTGATATAGAATTGAAAAATTTTGATAAAGATTGTGTTGAAATATATACTGGAAAATGGACACCAGAATTCTTTGTATGGGCAGTTCCTAGAATGGATCATGTAAGATTAGGATTAGCATCTAGTGGAAATCCTAAAGAACTACTTGAAAGATTTATTAATAAAAATATAAAATTTAAAGGAAGAATATTAAGAACTCTATGGGGTAAAATTGTAATTGGAGGTCCTGTTGATAATACTGTTAAGGGAAATATAGTTTCTATAGGAGATGCTGCTGGTTTTGTAAAACCTACAACTGGTGGAGGAATTGTATTTGGTTGTTTAACAGCAAAAATAGCAGGTAAAATGATAGCACTTAATAATTTATCAATGTTTGATAAAAAATGGAAAGAACTATATCTTAATGAATTTAGAAAAATGCTTCTTACTGCAAAATTATTTAGAATTATGAATGAAAAAGAAATTGAGAAAATATTAGAAAAAGCTTATCATTTAGGTTTATTAAAAGAAATTTCATATTATGATATGGATTTTCAAGGATCTGCAATTAATAGAATTGCAACTTCTAAAATTATAACTACTACATTTATTCCATTATTAAGATTATTAAAAGTTTATATATTAGAAAAAATCCTTTAA
- the pth2 gene encoding peptidyl-tRNA hydrolase Pth2 encodes MMKYKQAIIVRKDIKMSKGKIAAQVAHAAISSYIETMNKKPNWAEEWLIEGQKKVILKVESLEELMEIKNKVEKEGLPNSLISDAGLTELEPGTITCLGIGPAPSSEINKIVGHLKLL; translated from the coding sequence ATTATGAAATATAAACAAGCAATAATTGTTAGAAAGGATATTAAAATGAGTAAAGGGAAAATTGCAGCTCAAGTAGCTCATGCAGCTATTTCTTCATATATAGAAACTATGAATAAAAAGCCAAATTGGGCAGAGGAATGGCTCATAGAAGGACAAAAGAAAGTAATTTTAAAAGTAGAGTCCCTTGAAGAACTAATGGAAATAAAGAATAAAGTTGAAAAAGAAGGTCTTCCAAATTCTTTAATATCTGATGCAGGATTAACTGAATTAGAACCTGGAACAATAACTTGTTTAGGAATAGGCCCAGCTCCCTCAAGCGAAATAAATAAAATCGTTGGTCATTTGAAATTATTATGA
- the truD gene encoding tRNA pseudouridine(13) synthase TruD, with the protein MKFMTPTKSLIEKSFGMLYYSTSYEGINGRIRIIPEDFIVEEITPEGIIVNEELKRLDRGKGKVTLAVLKKISKPLLLTISILRKKIRGKISFAGIKDRRAITYQLISINKPFEKEIEMEGIKLWTIGRSKWEIYPGELNGNRFTITIRCLENFPKSINIKWLPNYFGHQRFGISRPNTHKIGKLLIKGDFEEAIKEFLAEPYEGEPYYFERMKLKETWDLKLALETFSNELIYEKMIIEALIHGEKPENAFLKLPKQLIRLFIEAYQSYIFNLALSERWKRIGLFQIENGDYVAMLDSYNNPSIPIEVNTNNLEKLQKMVKIGRAVILIPIPGVKTKLRGINEEIYEKIFLNEKIEFKNLIELGISIKGTLRPAVFYPLNFEILNISNDEKFEGKIKATIRFSLPKGSYATILLRELIKPSNPREVGF; encoded by the coding sequence ATGAAATTTATGACTCCTACAAAATCATTAATTGAAAAATCTTTTGGAATGTTATATTATTCAACATCTTATGAAGGAATTAATGGAAGAATAAGAATAATTCCTGAAGATTTTATTGTTGAAGAAATAACTCCTGAAGGAATTATTGTAAATGAAGAATTGAAAAGATTAGATAGAGGTAAAGGCAAAGTAACACTTGCAGTATTAAAGAAGATTTCAAAACCACTACTTTTAACAATATCTATATTAAGAAAAAAAATAAGAGGGAAAATTAGTTTTGCTGGAATAAAAGATAGAAGAGCAATAACTTATCAATTAATTTCAATTAATAAACCATTTGAAAAAGAGATTGAGATGGAAGGAATTAAATTATGGACAATAGGAAGATCTAAATGGGAAATTTATCCTGGAGAACTTAATGGAAATAGATTTACCATTACAATAAGGTGTTTAGAAAATTTTCCAAAATCAATAAATATAAAATGGCTTCCTAATTATTTTGGTCATCAAAGATTTGGAATATCTCGTCCAAATACACATAAAATTGGTAAATTACTTATAAAAGGAGATTTTGAAGAAGCTATAAAAGAATTCTTAGCAGAACCCTATGAAGGAGAGCCTTATTATTTTGAAAGAATGAAATTAAAAGAAACTTGGGACTTAAAATTAGCTCTTGAAACTTTTTCAAATGAACTTATTTATGAAAAAATGATTATAGAAGCACTTATTCATGGTGAAAAACCTGAAAATGCTTTTTTAAAACTTCCAAAACAATTAATTCGTTTATTTATTGAAGCATATCAATCTTATATTTTTAATTTAGCACTTTCAGAAAGATGGAAAAGAATTGGTTTATTTCAAATAGAAAATGGAGATTATGTAGCTATGTTGGATTCTTATAATAATCCTTCAATACCAATAGAAGTAAATACTAATAATTTAGAGAAATTGCAAAAAATGGTTAAAATAGGAAGAGCTGTTATTTTAATACCCATTCCTGGAGTGAAAACAAAATTAAGAGGAATTAATGAAGAAATTTATGAAAAAATATTTCTTAATGAAAAAATTGAATTTAAGAATTTAATAGAATTAGGAATATCAATAAAAGGTACATTAAGACCTGCAGTATTTTATCCATTAAATTTTGAAATTTTAAATATTTCAAATGATGAAAAATTTGAAGGAAAAATAAAAGCTACTATAAGATTTTCATTACCTAAAGGATCTTATGCAACTATTCTTTTAAGAGAATTAATTAAGCCAAGTAATCCAAGGGAAGTAGGATTTTAA
- a CDS encoding CDC48 family AAA ATPase, whose translation MEKEQPEKRELVLRVAESKQRDVGRGKVRIDVNAMKALGVNVGDVVEIEGKRKTAAIVWPAYTEDQGMDIIRMDGLIRKNANIGIGEKVIVRKAEVKPANMVKLAPVSFTITVDPGFINFVKRRLADTPLVEGDQVLIPVLGQAIPFIVVSTKPSGIVLVTDETNLTILEKPTEISRVPRITYEDIGGLKEAIRKIREMVELPLRHPELFKRLGIDPPKGVLLYGPPGCGKTLLAKAVANETDAYFIAINGPEIMSKFYGESEQKLREYFEEAKQHAPAIIFIDEIDAIAPKREEVTGEVEKRVVAQLLALMDGLEARGDVIVIGATNRPNALDPALRRPGRFDREIEIGVPSANERLEILQIHTRNMPLAKDVDLKKIANITHGFVGADIAALCREAAMKALRRYLPEIDIQQDKIPPEVLEKLEVRMEDFEAAYKEITPTELREIYVEIPTVRWEDIGGLEEVKQELRECVEWPLRYPEKFKRLGIKPPKGVLLYGPPGCGKTLLAKAVANESEANFITVKGPEIFSKWVGESERAIREVFRRARMAAPAVIFFDEIDSIAPIRWAGGGDSMVTERVISQLLTEMDGIVDLENVVVIGATNRPDMIDPALLRPGRFDRLVYVPEPDAPTRLQIFKIHTRNMPLAKDVDLERLANLTKGYAGSDIEAICREAALMALRENPDANEIYMRHFEKAMNKVKPSITEDMIKYYKAWEEKSKRLISGKQPLINFI comes from the coding sequence GTGGAAAAAGAACAACCAGAGAAACGTGAATTAGTATTGAGAGTAGCAGAATCAAAACAAAGAGATGTTGGTAGAGGTAAAGTTAGAATTGATGTTAATGCTATGAAAGCTTTAGGAGTAAATGTTGGAGATGTTGTTGAAATAGAAGGTAAAAGAAAAACTGCAGCTATAGTTTGGCCAGCTTATACAGAAGATCAAGGAATGGATATAATAAGAATGGATGGATTAATTAGAAAAAATGCAAATATTGGAATAGGTGAAAAAGTAATTGTAAGAAAAGCTGAGGTAAAACCAGCTAATATGGTTAAACTTGCACCAGTATCTTTTACAATTACTGTTGATCCTGGTTTTATTAATTTTGTTAAAAGAAGATTAGCAGATACTCCTCTTGTTGAAGGAGATCAAGTATTAATACCTGTTCTTGGTCAAGCTATTCCTTTTATTGTTGTTTCTACAAAACCATCTGGTATTGTTCTTGTGACTGATGAAACTAATTTAACTATACTTGAAAAACCTACAGAAATCTCAAGAGTTCCTAGAATAACTTATGAAGATATAGGTGGATTAAAAGAAGCTATACGTAAAATAAGAGAAATGGTAGAACTTCCTCTTAGACATCCTGAACTTTTCAAAAGACTTGGAATTGATCCACCAAAAGGAGTATTACTTTATGGTCCTCCAGGTTGTGGAAAAACATTATTAGCAAAAGCAGTAGCTAATGAAACAGATGCTTATTTCATAGCTATAAATGGCCCAGAAATTATGAGTAAATTCTATGGAGAATCAGAACAAAAACTTAGAGAATATTTTGAAGAAGCAAAACAACACGCTCCTGCAATAATATTTATAGATGAAATTGATGCTATTGCTCCAAAAAGAGAGGAAGTTACTGGAGAAGTTGAGAAAAGAGTTGTAGCTCAACTTTTAGCACTTATGGATGGATTAGAGGCTAGAGGAGATGTAATTGTAATTGGTGCTACTAATAGACCTAATGCATTAGATCCTGCTCTTAGAAGACCTGGTAGATTTGATAGAGAAATTGAAATTGGAGTCCCTTCTGCTAATGAAAGATTGGAAATTCTTCAAATTCATACTAGAAATATGCCTTTAGCAAAAGATGTAGATTTAAAAAAGATTGCTAATATAACCCATGGTTTTGTTGGAGCTGATATTGCAGCTCTTTGTAGAGAAGCTGCTATGAAAGCTTTAAGGCGTTATCTTCCAGAAATAGATATTCAACAAGATAAAATACCTCCAGAAGTTTTAGAAAAACTTGAAGTTAGAATGGAAGATTTTGAAGCTGCTTATAAAGAAATTACTCCAACTGAATTAAGAGAAATTTATGTTGAAATACCTACTGTTAGATGGGAAGATATAGGAGGATTAGAAGAAGTAAAACAAGAGCTTAGAGAATGTGTAGAATGGCCATTAAGATATCCTGAAAAATTCAAAAGACTTGGAATAAAACCTCCAAAAGGAGTATTACTTTATGGTCCTCCAGGTTGTGGAAAAACATTATTAGCAAAAGCAGTAGCTAATGAAAGTGAAGCTAATTTCATAACTGTAAAAGGGCCAGAAATATTTAGTAAATGGGTTGGAGAATCAGAAAGAGCTATAAGAGAAGTATTTAGAAGAGCAAGAATGGCCGCTCCAGCAGTAATATTTTTTGATGAAATAGATTCAATAGCACCAATTAGATGGGCTGGAGGAGGCGACTCTATGGTTACTGAAAGAGTTATTAGTCAATTATTAACTGAAATGGATGGAATAGTAGATCTTGAAAATGTAGTAGTAATTGGTGCTACTAATAGACCAGACATGATTGATCCAGCTCTATTAAGACCAGGAAGATTTGATAGATTAGTTTATGTTCCAGAACCAGATGCTCCAACAAGGCTTCAAATATTTAAGATTCATACTAGAAATATGCCTTTAGCAAAAGATGTAGATTTAGAAAGACTTGCTAATTTAACTAAAGGATATGCTGGATCAGATATAGAAGCAATATGTAGAGAAGCAGCTCTTATGGCTTTAAGAGAAAATCCAGATGCTAATGAAATATACATGCGTCATTTTGAAAAAGCTATGAATAAAGTTAAACCTTCTATTACTGAAGATATGATTAAATACTATAAAGCTTGGGAAGAAAAAAGTAAGCGTTTAATATCAGGAAAACAACCTCTAATAAACTTTATATAA